The following are encoded together in the Gilvimarinus sp. DA14 genome:
- a CDS encoding DNA polymerase III subunit chi, producing MTRIDFYVLKTASSEAERWQFAARVIEKAIKQKHQLLITLDTEAQCDALEETLLALKPESFLPFRRTEEQNLQQPIVISCGEDCAQQHDLLINLSRTLPAFFSRFQRVIEVVVQQQDVLEYTREHWAFLKERGYPIHHHPL from the coding sequence ATGACCCGCATCGATTTTTACGTGCTAAAAACTGCCAGCAGCGAAGCAGAACGCTGGCAGTTTGCCGCGCGCGTTATTGAAAAGGCGATAAAGCAAAAGCATCAGCTTCTAATCACCCTAGACACAGAAGCCCAGTGCGATGCACTGGAAGAGACTTTATTAGCGCTCAAACCCGAGTCTTTCCTTCCTTTTCGCCGCACGGAGGAGCAGAACTTGCAACAACCCATAGTGATCAGTTGTGGCGAAGACTGCGCACAGCAACACGATTTACTGATCAATCTTAGCCGCACCCTGCCGGCATTTTTCAGTCGCTTCCAGCGGGTAATAGAGGTAGTCGTACAACAACAAGATGTTTTAGAGTATACCCGCGAACACTGGGCGTTTTTAAAAGAGCGCGGCTACCCTATTCACCATCATCCACTATAG
- a CDS encoding sugar efflux transporter has translation MNSLWRPRALGIYFLSFATGVIGALLLPTLSIFFADEIDVSPFWVGIPYAGIALGSIFYNQLLGDWSDRLHDRRLLVLALCVVGLIACAVFALSRDYWVTCLCAIGLLSLAMVSFSQVLAYSLEYAETVIATERIALFNALVRAQIAFAWVAGPPAGFLLVSHFGFTTLYASAAVLFVVVALLTLLLLPALDEHHQKTKPASISFLQLIRGPGGRNLWLCLLALSLMWGVNNAYLISLPLHLTRNLELDTGWVGWIMGTAAGLEVPVMLLSGVLAARVSAMFIVRASGLAGLILYAGIYWADALWQLFALQLANAVFIGILAGLGVSVVQQMLPGRAGSASALYTNTTHVGTLISSALVSSVAEAFGYHSVFAANMVLVLLATLLFFYVRVEKTGAGGERASD, from the coding sequence GTGAATTCACTGTGGCGCCCCAGAGCGTTGGGGATTTATTTTTTATCTTTCGCAACCGGGGTCATAGGCGCGCTCTTGTTGCCTACGCTAAGTATCTTCTTTGCCGACGAAATCGACGTCAGTCCGTTCTGGGTGGGGATTCCCTACGCGGGTATCGCGCTTGGCAGTATTTTTTACAATCAACTGTTAGGGGATTGGTCTGATCGCTTACACGACAGACGGTTGTTGGTGCTGGCGCTCTGCGTGGTCGGCTTAATCGCCTGTGCCGTGTTCGCGCTCTCGCGGGACTATTGGGTGACCTGTCTTTGCGCCATCGGTTTACTCAGTTTAGCGATGGTGTCGTTCTCCCAGGTGCTGGCCTATAGCCTGGAGTATGCCGAAACGGTAATTGCCACTGAGCGTATTGCGCTTTTCAATGCATTGGTGCGGGCGCAAATAGCTTTTGCCTGGGTAGCGGGCCCGCCCGCGGGCTTTCTGTTGGTGAGTCATTTTGGTTTTACCACCTTATATGCGAGTGCGGCTGTCTTATTTGTAGTGGTAGCTCTACTAACGCTTTTACTGTTACCGGCACTGGATGAACATCATCAGAAAACTAAACCGGCGTCGATATCTTTTCTGCAATTGATCCGTGGCCCCGGGGGGCGCAATTTGTGGCTGTGTTTACTGGCGCTGTCTTTAATGTGGGGCGTTAACAACGCTTACCTGATCAGCTTGCCTTTGCATCTTACCCGCAATCTGGAACTGGATACCGGCTGGGTAGGCTGGATTATGGGTACCGCTGCTGGCCTTGAAGTGCCGGTAATGCTGTTGTCCGGTGTACTGGCCGCCAGGGTCAGTGCAATGTTTATTGTGCGCGCCAGCGGACTCGCAGGTTTGATTTTGTACGCTGGCATTTACTGGGCAGACGCACTCTGGCAGTTGTTTGCTTTGCAGTTGGCTAATGCGGTGTTTATCGGGATTTTGGCAGGCTTGGGTGTCTCTGTAGTGCAGCAAATGTTGCCCGGCAGAGCCGGCAGTGCGTCGGCACTTTATACTAATACCACCCATGTGGGGACGCTAATAAGCAGTGCGTTGGTGAGCAGTGTGGCCGAGGCTTTTGGTTATCACAGTGTTTTTGCTGCGAATATGGTATTGGTGTTGTTGGCAACCTTGCTGTTCTTTTACGTGCGGGTAGAAAAGACCGGGGCAGGGGGCGAGCGCGCAAGCGATTAA
- the aceF gene encoding dihydrolipoyllysine-residue acetyltransferase gives MAIESVKVPDIGGSENVDVIEISVAVGDTVELEDSLVVLETDKASMEVPSTVAGKVTAIKVKEGDKVSEGDVIVEVETAGESAAEPEAAKEEPKAQSEAPAPAKSSGGAEQTITIPDLGGSENVDVIEVCVAAGDDVSEGDSLVVLETDKASLEVPAPADGKIVSIALKEGDKVSQGDTLGVMSSAAGGEAPAEEPAAQPSSSAAKASEPAAASGVQDVPVPDIGGAEGVDVIEISVAEGDEVDEGDTLIVLETDKASMEIPAPAAGKIVKLALKEGDKVSQGDLICQLEGEAAAAPAPAAKVEPESAAPKAETPSAATTSAGSPVTADNVEVASSNAGVYAGPAVRKLARQLGADLAKVKASGPRGRITKDDVRGYVKNIVTATQEGKGTATGGSGIPPIPAVDFAKFGEIETVKMSKIKKLTADNMVRNWLNIPHVTQFDDADITELEAFRKGLKAEAEKRGSKLTPLPFLLKACAAALVAEPSFNVSIHHDGEHIVQKKYVHIGVAVDTPNGLVVPVIRDVDKKGLWELADDFSAMVKKARDGKLTAADMQGGCFTISSLGAMGGNGFTPIVNAPEVAILGVSRAQMKPVWNGKEFEPRNMLPLSLSYDHRAINGADAGRFFTYLTAVIADVRRLLL, from the coding sequence GTGGCAATTGAATCAGTAAAAGTCCCCGATATTGGTGGCTCGGAAAACGTAGACGTCATTGAAATTTCGGTGGCCGTAGGCGATACCGTTGAGCTTGAAGATTCTTTGGTGGTGCTGGAAACCGATAAAGCTTCTATGGAAGTGCCGAGCACCGTGGCCGGTAAGGTGACCGCCATCAAAGTCAAAGAAGGCGATAAGGTTTCTGAAGGCGATGTGATCGTTGAAGTGGAAACAGCGGGCGAGTCCGCTGCTGAGCCTGAAGCGGCTAAAGAAGAGCCGAAAGCACAAAGCGAAGCGCCTGCGCCGGCAAAATCCAGTGGTGGTGCGGAACAAACCATTACCATCCCTGATTTGGGCGGCTCCGAGAATGTCGATGTCATCGAAGTGTGTGTTGCTGCAGGCGACGACGTCTCCGAAGGCGATTCATTGGTGGTGCTGGAAACCGACAAAGCCTCTTTGGAAGTTCCGGCTCCCGCCGATGGCAAGATTGTCAGCATAGCCTTGAAAGAGGGCGATAAAGTCTCCCAGGGCGATACCTTGGGTGTTATGAGTTCTGCAGCCGGTGGCGAGGCCCCGGCAGAAGAGCCCGCAGCGCAACCGTCCAGCTCTGCAGCGAAGGCGTCAGAGCCTGCTGCCGCTAGCGGTGTGCAGGACGTTCCTGTGCCTGATATTGGCGGCGCCGAAGGTGTTGATGTTATTGAAATTTCGGTAGCTGAAGGCGACGAAGTGGATGAGGGCGACACCCTGATCGTACTGGAAACCGACAAGGCCTCCATGGAAATCCCCGCTCCGGCGGCCGGTAAAATTGTCAAGCTGGCACTGAAAGAGGGCGATAAAGTCTCTCAGGGTGATCTGATTTGTCAGCTTGAAGGCGAAGCCGCAGCTGCGCCTGCGCCAGCAGCAAAAGTTGAGCCAGAGTCGGCTGCCCCCAAAGCTGAAACTCCTTCAGCGGCAACCACCTCTGCGGGTTCTCCGGTGACGGCCGATAACGTCGAAGTGGCCAGCAGCAATGCCGGCGTTTACGCAGGCCCTGCGGTGCGCAAACTGGCGCGTCAGTTGGGCGCCGACTTGGCTAAGGTGAAGGCCTCTGGCCCGCGCGGGCGCATTACCAAAGACGACGTGCGCGGCTATGTGAAAAACATCGTCACTGCTACTCAGGAAGGTAAAGGTACGGCTACTGGCGGCAGTGGTATTCCACCAATTCCGGCGGTTGATTTTGCCAAGTTCGGCGAGATTGAAACCGTGAAAATGAGCAAAATCAAAAAGCTCACCGCGGATAACATGGTGCGTAACTGGTTGAACATTCCTCATGTTACCCAGTTTGATGATGCCGACATCACCGAGTTGGAAGCCTTCCGCAAAGGACTTAAAGCCGAAGCCGAAAAGCGCGGCAGCAAATTAACGCCGCTGCCGTTTTTGCTGAAGGCCTGCGCGGCTGCTCTGGTAGCAGAGCCAAGCTTTAATGTCTCGATTCACCACGATGGCGAGCACATTGTGCAGAAGAAATACGTGCACATCGGCGTTGCGGTAGATACGCCTAACGGCTTGGTTGTACCGGTGATTCGCGATGTGGACAAAAAAGGTTTGTGGGAGTTGGCCGACGACTTCAGCGCTATGGTTAAAAAGGCACGCGATGGTAAATTGACCGCCGCCGATATGCAGGGCGGTTGCTTTACGATCTCAAGCCTGGGCGCCATGGGCGGTAACGGCTTTACACCCATCGTGAATGCGCCTGAAGTGGCTATTTTGGGTGTCTCACGCGCGCAAATGAAGCCTGTATGGAATGGTAAAGAGTTCGAGCCACGCAATATGCTGCCTCTGTCTCTGTCTTATGATCACCGTGCTATTAACGGTGCTGATGCAGGGCGCTTCTTTACTTACCTGACTGCAGTAATTGCAGACGTACGTCGTCTGCTGCTGTAA
- the aceE gene encoding pyruvate dehydrogenase (acetyl-transferring), homodimeric type yields MIEDQDALETREWRDALDSVVRHVGKERAAFLLKSLSESAADHGIDQPSAITTPYRNTIPPSKEVQSPGDHFIEQKIRSIIRWNAIAMVVRANKSADELGGHIASFSSAATLYEVGFNHFFRGNENGPGDLVYFQGHSSPGMYARSFVEGRLSEDQLDNFRREVDGKGLSSYPHPWLMPDYWQFPTVSMGLGPIGAIYQAHVMQYMHQRGLSDMADRKVWAFLGDGECDEPESLGAIALAGREKLENLIFVINCNLQRLDGPVRGNAKIVQELEGVFRGAGWNVVKVLWGGGWDALLEKDKTGLLQKRMDEVCDGEMQNYKANGGAYTREHFFGKYPELLELVKDMSDDEILRLARGGHDAHKVYNAYHNAVNTKGQPTVILAQTVKGYGMGPTGEAVNNAHQVKKLDIEALKSFRDRFDIPIEDKDLEKIPYYRPPEDSAEMRYLQERRKQLNGYLPARKADFEALEIPTLEAFKAQLKSTGEREISTTMAFVRVLTTLIKDKKIGQQVVPIVPDEARTFGMEGMFRQVGIYSRFGQKYTPQDAGQIMYYKEDEKGQILEEGINEAGSMAAWVAAATSYSNHEKPLLPFYIYYSMFGFQRIGDLAWLAGDAQARGFLLGGTAGRTTLNGEGLQHQDGHSLILANTIPNCHTYDPTFSYEVAVIVQDGLKRMYQDKENCYYYITLMNENYVHPDMPEGAEEGIIKGIYQLEKGTSKKKNRVQLMGSGTILNEVRAAAEILRKDFSVEADVWSVTSVNELTREGQAVDRWNLLHPTETPRKAYVTEQLEGKDGPFVIATDYMKNYGEQLRPYIPGKYTVLGTDGFGRSDSRQKLRHFFEVSREFVVIAALKSLADEGKIKADVVAKAIKQFGIDQDKADPLTV; encoded by the coding sequence ATGATAGAAGATCAAGATGCTCTGGAAACCCGAGAGTGGCGTGACGCCCTCGATTCTGTTGTTCGCCACGTCGGTAAAGAGCGTGCTGCATTTCTTCTGAAGAGCCTGTCAGAATCCGCTGCCGATCATGGTATTGATCAGCCTTCAGCCATCACCACTCCCTACCGCAACACCATCCCCCCCTCCAAAGAAGTTCAAAGCCCCGGCGATCATTTTATCGAGCAGAAAATCCGCTCGATTATTCGCTGGAACGCGATTGCGATGGTGGTGCGTGCCAACAAGAGTGCCGATGAGCTCGGTGGTCACATTGCATCATTCTCCTCGGCCGCCACATTGTACGAAGTGGGCTTTAACCATTTCTTCCGCGGCAACGAAAACGGCCCCGGCGATCTGGTTTACTTCCAGGGCCACAGCTCGCCCGGTATGTACGCTCGCTCATTTGTTGAAGGTCGCCTGAGCGAAGATCAGCTCGATAACTTCCGCCGCGAAGTCGACGGCAAAGGTCTTTCGTCTTATCCGCACCCCTGGTTGATGCCCGATTACTGGCAGTTCCCCACCGTATCTATGGGGCTTGGCCCAATTGGCGCTATTTACCAGGCCCATGTGATGCAGTACATGCACCAGCGCGGTCTGTCTGATATGGCTGACCGCAAGGTCTGGGCATTCTTGGGTGACGGTGAGTGTGATGAGCCAGAAAGCCTGGGCGCGATTGCACTGGCCGGTCGCGAAAAACTGGAAAACCTGATCTTTGTGATCAACTGTAACCTGCAGCGCCTTGACGGCCCTGTACGTGGCAACGCCAAAATCGTGCAAGAGCTGGAAGGTGTATTCCGCGGCGCCGGCTGGAACGTGGTTAAAGTTCTGTGGGGCGGCGGCTGGGATGCGCTGCTGGAAAAAGACAAAACCGGCCTGCTGCAAAAGCGTATGGACGAAGTCTGCGACGGCGAAATGCAGAACTATAAGGCCAATGGCGGCGCCTATACCCGCGAGCACTTCTTCGGTAAATACCCGGAGTTGCTGGAGCTGGTTAAAGATATGTCGGACGATGAAATTCTGCGTCTGGCGCGCGGCGGTCACGATGCGCACAAGGTGTACAACGCTTACCACAATGCGGTTAACACCAAAGGCCAGCCAACTGTTATCTTGGCCCAAACCGTAAAAGGCTATGGTATGGGCCCCACCGGTGAAGCGGTGAACAACGCTCACCAGGTTAAGAAGCTCGATATCGAGGCCTTGAAGTCGTTCCGCGATCGTTTTGATATTCCGATTGAAGACAAAGACCTGGAGAAAATTCCGTACTACCGTCCGCCTGAAGACAGCGCCGAAATGCGCTACCTGCAGGAGCGTCGCAAGCAGCTTAATGGTTATTTACCTGCGCGTAAGGCAGACTTTGAAGCATTGGAAATTCCAACCCTGGAAGCGTTCAAAGCGCAGCTTAAATCGACGGGCGAGCGTGAAATTTCCACCACCATGGCGTTCGTGCGCGTGCTGACTACCTTGATCAAAGACAAGAAAATTGGTCAGCAGGTAGTGCCTATCGTGCCGGACGAAGCTCGCACCTTTGGTATGGAAGGCATGTTCCGCCAGGTGGGTATTTACTCGCGCTTTGGCCAGAAGTACACGCCGCAGGATGCCGGTCAAATCATGTACTACAAAGAGGACGAGAAAGGTCAGATCCTCGAAGAAGGTATTAACGAAGCAGGTTCTATGGCGGCCTGGGTTGCTGCGGCAACTTCTTACAGCAACCACGAGAAGCCCTTGCTGCCGTTTTATATCTACTATTCAATGTTCGGCTTCCAGCGTATTGGTGATTTGGCCTGGCTGGCGGGTGATGCTCAGGCGCGCGGCTTCCTGTTAGGTGGTACCGCCGGTCGCACCACTCTGAACGGTGAAGGTTTGCAGCACCAGGATGGCCACAGCCTGATTTTGGCCAACACCATTCCTAACTGCCACACCTATGATCCGACCTTCTCTTACGAAGTGGCGGTGATTGTGCAAGATGGCCTGAAGCGTATGTATCAGGACAAAGAAAACTGCTACTACTACATCACCTTGATGAACGAAAACTACGTTCATCCTGATATGCCTGAAGGCGCCGAAGAGGGCATCATCAAAGGTATTTATCAGCTGGAGAAAGGCACCAGCAAGAAGAAAAACCGCGTACAGTTGATGGGCTCTGGCACCATTCTTAATGAAGTTCGCGCGGCGGCGGAAATTCTGCGCAAAGACTTTAGCGTGGAAGCTGACGTGTGGAGTGTGACCAGCGTTAACGAACTGACCCGTGAAGGTCAGGCGGTAGATCGCTGGAACCTGCTGCACCCAACCGAAACACCGCGCAAAGCGTATGTGACTGAGCAGTTGGAAGGCAAAGACGGTCCGTTTGTGATTGCCACCGACTACATGAAAAACTACGGCGAGCAATTGCGTCCGTACATCCCCGGTAAATACACCGTGCTGGGTACCGACGGTTTTGGCCGCAGCGATTCGCGTCAGAAACTGCGTCACTTCTTTGAAGTGAGCCGTGAGTTTGTGGTTATCGCCGCGCTTAAGTCGCTGGCCGATGAAGGCAAAATCAAAGCAGACGTGGTCGCCAAAGCCATCAAGCAATTTGGTATCGACCAGGATAAAGCCGATCCGTTGACCGTATAG
- a CDS encoding insulinase family protein, translating into MVVRQWLWVLFTCALVSVGPVQAQVETASSQDDIAVAVRHSEYDPREYRALRFANGLQVLLIRDTGAPTWVLSINAGSLHDPVQVPDLARLAALSVTSASARRDWEAQTDNLYTHFVFHRSGNAPVADVAAILSGYAPAQADIARAQQNLADEMRAAKAISADDRRSDILNTLLLRKPQSPGVLVTPSASLVQLEHIAEDLQSFTQRYYRPARASLVVRTSAPLDSLESALRQGVGQLPPAPQATEVDIEARVDSEDLPLSVQAELDAEPQLQLHFPVQLESFRGTTKPYKLVSYLLQHRGEGSLVALLRSLGWADSIDTGFSELTENQGVYTVTVRLTELGSKARDQIAALVFYQLDQIRQKGLKAWRFDELAQSAEYEFRYHDWEQARSPLLLARRLHHVDAENVLFAPYQYGAYDEKLNRAFVDALRSDNALLLHPVERLTGGRQTVVTRTRFTASDAGETYPDIKLSVKRKLAFPESNNFVPKRLSMKETSLLGGARTDGVDVLAQKPTLQAWYFRPANTNTPTASVHLRLIFNRPSADAEAAARGLIWSRLYRDALDEALYDAQVAGADYRLLAHPLGLDIQLAGYNTQLGLMLNRMGQVYTDPWPLLERWQQARDALVASLSKGGSEMLHPIYFDQIAQWHYLPSWPRSDLLEALAGQREDAVRRIPQALRLESLFTGDIYRQEAQRLTALAEYYFLPKDAPGAEAAQLLTAEQGALIATVRDTELQVYLQAPGNQERDRVFTSALAQLIDGELVSQVNEAGEQLSPPIAVRAHTAPLAGRPGLRLAASAEVPVEALLQAVSLRLAEPDIGSKLAVIKRRWRHQGQGHSEFELSNSLWQELRKGYRGDERTAVAALNSSSVERYIKQLFAPRPINLDSFGSMEAYRGLYQLKGVGFNLP; encoded by the coding sequence GTGGTGGTCCGGCAGTGGTTGTGGGTCTTGTTCACTTGCGCGTTGGTAAGCGTGGGGCCCGTTCAGGCACAAGTTGAAACCGCCAGTTCACAGGACGATATTGCCGTAGCTGTGCGCCACAGTGAGTATGACCCGCGCGAGTACCGAGCGCTGCGATTTGCCAATGGCTTGCAGGTACTGCTGATTCGAGACACAGGGGCGCCCACCTGGGTGCTCAGTATCAATGCCGGTAGTCTGCACGATCCTGTTCAGGTTCCCGATCTTGCCCGTCTTGCCGCTCTTAGCGTGACTAGCGCCAGTGCGAGACGCGACTGGGAGGCGCAAACCGATAATCTCTACACGCATTTTGTGTTCCATCGCTCAGGAAATGCGCCAGTTGCTGATGTCGCAGCCATTCTGTCGGGTTACGCACCGGCACAGGCTGACATTGCGCGTGCGCAGCAAAATCTGGCCGATGAAATGCGCGCGGCTAAGGCGATCAGCGCCGATGACAGGCGCAGCGATATCCTTAACACCCTGTTGTTGCGCAAACCGCAGAGTCCTGGCGTGCTGGTCACGCCTTCAGCAAGCCTGGTACAGCTAGAACATATCGCTGAGGACCTACAGAGCTTTACCCAGCGCTATTACCGGCCTGCGCGGGCGAGCCTCGTGGTGCGCACCTCGGCACCACTCGACAGCCTGGAGAGTGCGCTACGGCAAGGCGTGGGTCAGTTACCGCCTGCGCCGCAAGCCACTGAGGTTGATATTGAGGCCAGGGTCGATAGCGAAGATTTGCCCCTTTCGGTACAGGCGGAGCTGGATGCCGAGCCTCAATTGCAGCTGCACTTTCCGGTGCAGTTGGAGTCTTTTCGCGGCACGACCAAACCTTATAAACTGGTTTCTTACCTGTTGCAGCATCGCGGTGAGGGTAGCTTGGTGGCGCTGCTGCGCTCCTTGGGCTGGGCTGATAGCATCGATACCGGGTTTAGTGAGCTGACCGAGAATCAGGGCGTTTACACGGTAACCGTGCGTCTGACCGAGCTGGGCAGCAAGGCTCGCGATCAAATTGCCGCACTGGTGTTCTATCAGCTGGATCAGATTCGCCAGAAGGGGCTTAAAGCCTGGCGTTTTGACGAGCTGGCGCAGTCGGCTGAGTATGAGTTTCGCTATCACGACTGGGAGCAAGCGCGCTCGCCCCTATTGTTAGCCCGCCGCCTGCATCACGTAGACGCGGAAAATGTTCTTTTTGCCCCCTACCAGTATGGGGCTTACGATGAAAAGCTCAACCGCGCTTTTGTCGACGCTTTGCGCAGTGATAATGCGTTGCTGCTGCATCCTGTAGAGAGATTGACGGGTGGCCGTCAAACCGTAGTCACCCGTACCCGTTTTACCGCAAGCGACGCTGGTGAGACCTACCCCGATATTAAACTGTCGGTTAAGCGCAAGCTCGCCTTTCCCGAAAGCAACAATTTTGTACCCAAGCGCCTGAGCATGAAAGAAACCTCCCTGCTGGGTGGCGCCAGAACTGACGGAGTTGATGTCTTGGCGCAAAAGCCGACATTGCAGGCGTGGTACTTTCGTCCGGCGAATACCAATACGCCTACCGCCAGCGTGCATTTGCGTCTGATCTTCAACAGGCCGAGCGCGGATGCCGAGGCGGCGGCGCGGGGGTTAATCTGGTCGCGCTTGTACCGCGATGCGCTGGATGAGGCTTTATACGACGCGCAGGTCGCCGGTGCCGATTACCGACTGCTCGCGCACCCTCTGGGGCTGGATATCCAGCTGGCCGGTTACAACACCCAGTTAGGTTTAATGTTGAATAGGATGGGGCAGGTGTACACTGATCCCTGGCCGTTGCTGGAGCGCTGGCAGCAGGCCCGCGATGCATTGGTTGCGAGCCTGAGTAAAGGCGGTAGCGAAATGCTGCACCCGATCTATTTCGATCAGATAGCTCAATGGCACTATTTGCCATCCTGGCCGCGTAGCGATCTGCTTGAGGCCTTGGCCGGGCAGCGCGAAGATGCTGTGCGCCGTATTCCTCAGGCCTTGCGGCTGGAGTCGCTCTTTACTGGCGATATTTATCGCCAGGAGGCGCAGCGCCTTACAGCACTTGCCGAGTATTACTTTCTGCCCAAGGATGCTCCGGGTGCCGAGGCGGCTCAGCTGCTGACGGCCGAGCAGGGCGCTCTTATTGCCACCGTGAGGGATACAGAGCTGCAGGTTTATCTGCAGGCGCCTGGCAATCAAGAGCGCGACCGGGTATTTACCAGCGCTTTGGCGCAATTGATTGACGGTGAGCTGGTCTCTCAAGTTAATGAAGCTGGTGAGCAACTGAGCCCGCCAATTGCTGTGCGCGCTCACACGGCCCCTCTGGCGGGACGCCCGGGTCTGCGCCTGGCTGCCTCTGCCGAGGTGCCGGTGGAGGCGCTGTTGCAGGCTGTTAGCCTGCGTCTGGCTGAGCCGGACATTGGCTCAAAGCTGGCGGTTATCAAACGCCGTTGGCGGCACCAGGGGCAGGGCCATAGCGAATTTGAGCTCTCGAACTCACTCTGGCAGGAGTTGCGCAAAGGCTATCGCGGCGATGAACGCACAGCGGTGGCGGCGCTTAACTCCTCATCCGTGGAGCGTTATATCAAGCAATTGTTTGCCCCCAGGCCGATAAATTTAGACTCTTTCGGCAGTATGGAGGCTTACCGAGGGCTCTACCAGCTAAAGGGAGTAGGATTTAATCTGCCCTGA
- a CDS encoding AI-2E family transporter, which translates to MLKVFRGWIDRYFSDEEAVLLVVLIATSLIILLTLGTVLAPMIASVIIAFLMQGVVVRLRSWGAPHWLAVTLTSILLIAILASIVLVLLPVIWHQSARFVAELPRMLGEWQELLLLLPQNYPNLISESQVEELISVTAAELGRFGQSVLSFSVSSLPVLVTMLVYFVLVPILVFFFLKDSSLIVNWVGSFLPHKRPVMSKIWQEMNQQIANYVRGKAIEILIVGAVSYLVFTLLGVNYAALLAIAVGLSVVIPYIGAAVVTLPVAMIGFFQWGWSSEFFYLMLAYGIIQALDGNVLVPLLFSEAVNLHPVAIIMAVLVFGGLWGFWGVFFAIPLATLVKAILYAWPIGVQEAQHPHAGEEV; encoded by the coding sequence ATGCTAAAGGTTTTTCGCGGCTGGATTGACCGCTACTTTTCCGACGAAGAGGCGGTGCTGTTGGTGGTATTGATTGCCACCAGTTTAATTATTCTGCTTACCCTGGGTACGGTGCTGGCGCCCATGATTGCCAGTGTGATTATCGCCTTTTTAATGCAGGGCGTGGTGGTACGATTGCGCAGCTGGGGGGCGCCACACTGGCTTGCGGTTACCCTTACCTCTATCTTACTGATCGCTATACTGGCCTCCATTGTGCTGGTGCTGCTGCCCGTTATCTGGCATCAGTCGGCGCGTTTTGTTGCCGAGCTGCCGCGTATGCTGGGCGAGTGGCAAGAGTTATTGTTATTGCTGCCGCAAAACTATCCCAACTTGATCAGCGAGTCTCAGGTCGAGGAGCTGATCTCAGTGACGGCCGCCGAGCTTGGGCGTTTTGGTCAAAGCGTATTGAGCTTTTCGGTAAGCAGTTTGCCGGTGCTGGTGACCATGCTGGTGTATTTTGTTCTGGTGCCCATTTTAGTGTTCTTTTTCCTTAAAGACAGCTCGCTGATCGTCAACTGGGTGGGGAGCTTTTTGCCCCACAAGCGGCCGGTTATGAGCAAGATCTGGCAGGAAATGAACCAGCAAATTGCCAATTATGTGCGCGGCAAGGCGATCGAAATTTTAATTGTCGGCGCCGTTTCTTACTTGGTGTTCACTCTGCTCGGGGTTAACTATGCCGCACTGCTGGCAATCGCCGTGGGCTTATCGGTGGTCATTCCCTACATAGGCGCTGCGGTGGTCACCTTGCCGGTGGCGATGATTGGTTTTTTTCAGTGGGGTTGGAGTTCGGAGTTCTTTTACCTGATGCTCGCCTACGGCATTATTCAGGCGCTGGATGGCAACGTACTGGTACCGCTGTTGTTTTCCGAGGCGGTGAATCTGCACCCGGTGGCGATTATTATGGCGGTGCTGGTATTCGGTGGCCTGTGGGGGTTTTGGGGGGTATTTTTTGCCATTCCTTTGGCCACCCTGGTTAAAGCGATTCTGTACGCCTGGCCCATCGGGGTACAAGAAGCGCAACACCCACACGCCGGAGAAGAGGTTTGA
- a CDS encoding sulfurtransferase TusA family protein, producing the protein MTEITSSSSARVDEILDARDLSCPMPLLRAKQALHKMPVGAVLQVLATDQGSVRDFRAYVDLTAHELLQQWQEQGVYYHVVRKGEAGPRP; encoded by the coding sequence ATGACCGAGATTACCAGCAGCAGTTCCGCTCGCGTGGATGAAATTCTGGATGCCCGCGATCTATCCTGCCCCATGCCCCTGCTGCGCGCGAAACAGGCGTTACATAAGATGCCTGTCGGCGCCGTGTTGCAGGTGTTGGCGACCGACCAGGGCTCTGTGAGAGATTTTCGCGCCTATGTGGATTTAACCGCTCACGAGCTGTTACAGCAGTGGCAGGAGCAGGGGGTTTACTATCATGTTGTACGCAAAGGCGAAGCCGGCCCCAGGCCGTAA